The following are encoded in a window of Arthrobacter woluwensis genomic DNA:
- a CDS encoding glutamate decarboxylase yields MTAPRRKSQHSSAFGSDTSNASIELNPLFSRPGEATEFPRFTLPDGAALPSTAYQIVHDEAMLDGNARLNLATFVGTWMEAEAGKLYAETVDKNMIDKDEYPKTADIEHRCWRILADLWNAPDPERSVGTSTIGSSEACMLAGLALKRRWQHARRKDGRSTDRPNIIMSSAVQVCWEKFCNYFEVEARYVPISEDHPVLDGHELEKYVDENTIGVVAIMGVTYTGMYEPVEKISKALDAIQKARGLDIPIHVDGASGAMVAPFLQPKLEWDFRVPRVISINTSGHKYGLVYPGLGWVVWRDETDLPEDLIFHVSYLGGDMPTFALNFSRPGAQVLLQYYLFLRLGREGYRSVHAACRDVARYLAHEIGAMEPFQLWNDGSDIPVFAWRLKPDFAGEWTLQHLSDRLRMAGWLVPAYPMPDGMTDLTVQRVVVRNGFTRDLAESFLQDLRTAVEFLEKAPTPLPEPGEANAFHH; encoded by the coding sequence ATGACCGCACCCCGCAGAAAGTCCCAGCACTCGTCCGCCTTCGGCAGCGACACCTCGAACGCGTCGATCGAACTGAATCCGCTGTTCAGCCGTCCGGGTGAAGCCACGGAGTTCCCTCGCTTCACGCTTCCGGACGGGGCGGCGCTCCCCTCCACGGCGTACCAGATCGTCCATGACGAGGCGATGCTGGACGGCAACGCCCGTCTCAATCTGGCCACCTTCGTGGGCACCTGGATGGAGGCCGAGGCCGGGAAGCTCTACGCCGAGACCGTCGACAAGAACATGATCGACAAGGACGAGTATCCGAAGACCGCGGACATCGAGCACCGCTGCTGGCGCATCCTCGCCGACCTCTGGAACGCGCCCGATCCCGAGCGTTCCGTGGGCACGTCCACCATCGGTTCCTCGGAGGCCTGCATGCTCGCCGGGCTCGCACTCAAGCGGCGCTGGCAGCACGCCCGGCGCAAGGACGGCCGGTCCACGGACCGCCCGAACATCATCATGAGTTCCGCGGTCCAGGTCTGCTGGGAGAAGTTCTGCAACTACTTCGAGGTGGAGGCCCGGTATGTGCCGATCTCGGAGGACCACCCGGTGCTGGACGGCCACGAGCTCGAGAAGTACGTGGATGAGAACACCATCGGCGTGGTCGCCATCATGGGCGTGACCTACACGGGCATGTACGAGCCGGTCGAGAAGATCTCCAAGGCACTCGACGCGATCCAGAAGGCGAGGGGTCTGGACATCCCGATCCACGTCGACGGCGCCTCCGGGGCCATGGTGGCGCCGTTCCTCCAGCCGAAGCTGGAGTGGGACTTCCGCGTGCCGCGCGTCATCTCCATCAACACCTCGGGCCACAAGTACGGGCTCGTCTACCCCGGCCTGGGCTGGGTGGTGTGGCGGGACGAGACAGATCTGCCGGAGGACCTGATCTTCCACGTCAGCTACCTGGGCGGTGACATGCCCACGTTCGCACTGAACTTCTCACGCCCCGGCGCTCAGGTGCTCCTGCAGTACTACCTGTTCCTGCGGCTCGGGCGTGAAGGCTACCGCTCCGTGCATGCGGCCTGTCGCGATGTCGCCCGCTATCTGGCCCACGAGATCGGGGCCATGGAGCCCTTCCAGCTCTGGAACGACGGTTCGGACATCCCGGTCTTCGCGTGGCGCCTCAAGCCGGACTTCGCCGGCGAGTGGACCCTCCAGCACCTCTCCGACCGGCTCCGCATGGCGGGCTGGCTGGTGCCGGCCTATCCGATGCCGGACGGGATGACCGACCTGACGGTGCAGCGCGTCGTGGTCAGGAATGGCTTCACCCGCGATCTCGCGGAGAGCTTCCTGCAGGACCTGCGCACCGCCGTCGAGTTCCTCGAGAAGGCGCCTACACCGCTCCCCGAACCCGGCGAGGCCAACGCGTTCCACCACTGA